ATGAAAGGTTTGAACTTCGCGTTGAATATAGTAAAGGGTTTTGTGTTTGGGGCTTTAGGGGCGTTATTTATGGCAAATATAAGAGAACATTTTTCTTTCACAGTGACAATCATCGTTTTAGTTGTTGTGATGACAGCTGCTTTCATTTTTGATGGTGTGTGGATCAGGCACAAAAAAAAGAGAGAAGGAGAGTAATCCTTTTCTCTTTTTGATTTGGTTTGATTCTCGTCTTTGGGTTTCGTTGATTTCGTGGAGTATCCAGCTGCTAATAAAAAGACAATGGCAAGTAGGTAAGCTAGAATCCCTTGGTGAAATACGTATATTGAAATGACATGAGATGCTGCGGCAAGAAGGATGAGGATCATTGTGTATCTATTGAATCGCAAATGAGGGAGACCTCCCTTATCGGTTTCTTACATCATTTTATCATTAGCAAATTCAAAGATAAAGAAAGCTAAAAGGACCCAGAGACCCTTTAATTTTTGTTTTTCATACAGTCAATTTCTCTTGACAACTGATGGTTGAATCAAGATAATAGACCAGTCACTATATTTTTATTTTTGATTGCAATTCAGTGAGGTGGGAATGTGATGAGTTATGGAGATTCCCGTGAGAAAATTCTTTCAGCAGCTACCCGGTTATTTCAGCTGCAGGGGTATTACGGCACGGGGCTGAGCCAGATTATAAAGGAAAGCGGCGCGCCTAAAGGCTCTCTTTATTACCACTTTCCGGGCGGTAAAGAACAACTCGCGATCGAAGCGGTGAATGAGATGAAGGACTATATCCGCCAGAAAATCGCGGACTGCATGGAAGCCTGCACCGATCCGGCGGAAGGCATTCAATCCTTTTTGAAGGAGCTCTCCTGCCAATTTTCATGTACGGAAGACATTGAAGGCTTGCCTGTCGGCTTGCTTGCGGCTGAGACGTCATTGAAAAGCGAATCATTGAGGGAAGCCTGCCATGAAGCCTACAAAGAGTGGGCATCTGTGTATGAGGAAAAACTGCGGAAGGCGGGCTGCAGCGAGAGCCATGCTAAGGAAGCCAGCACCGTGATTAACGCGATGATTGAAGGCGGTATCCTTCTATCATTGACGGCAAAAAACAGCACACCGCTCCTTCATATCTCCAACCGCATACCCGCCCTGCTGAAGAGATAAAAAGAGACATACTTATATAAGCTGAATGAATACATTCAGCTGACAGAGAGGGGAAATGATTTTGGAAACAGCAGCTAAAGCATCTCCGCAATACAAAGTGATGCCGATTATGATTTCCTTGCTGTTGGCCGGTTTTATCGGCATGTTCAGTGAAACGGCACTGAATATCGCGTTAACCGATCTTATGAAGGAATTAAATATTACAGCAGCAACCGTTCAATGGTTGACGACAGGCTACCTGCTAGTGCTTGGTATCCTCGTTCCTGTATCAGGCCTGCTCTTGCAGTGGTTCACAACAAGACAGCTTTTTACCGTGTCACTGATCTTTTCAATTGCAGGCACCTTGATCGCGGCGCTTGCGCCCAGCTTCCCGTTTTTATTAGCGGCGAGGATCGTTCAGGCTATTGGAACGGGGCTGTTATTGCCGCTGATGTTTAACACGATTTTGGTGATTTTCCCGCCTCATAAACGAGGCGCGGCGATGGGGACGATCGGACTTGTCATTATGTTTGCACCCGCCATCGGCCCGACTTTCTCCGGATTGGTTCTGGAGCATCTCAACTGGCACTGGATTTTCTGGATCTCTCTTCCGTTCCTTGTGCTGGCCCTTGTTTTCGGTATCGCATACATGCAAAATGTATCTGAGATTACAAAGCCGAAAATTGATATATTGTCTATCATCCTGTCCACGATTGGTTTTGGCGGCATCGTGTTTGGATTCAGCAACGCGGGTGAAGGCTCCGGCGGATGGTCCAGCCCGACTGTTATCGTCTCGCTGATTGTTGGCGTTGTCGGTCTTATCCTGTTTTCAATCCGCCAGCTGACGATGAAGCAGCCAATGATCAACCTCCGTGCGTTCAAATATCCGATGTTTATTTTGGGCGTGCTCATGGTGTTCATTTGCATGATGGTCATCCTGTCCTCTATGCTGCTTCTGCCGATGTATTTGCAAGGCGGCTTAGTCCTGACGGCATTTGCCTCTGGCCTTATTCTCTTGCCGGGCGGCGTTTTAAACGGATTTATGTCCCCTGTTACAGGCCGTCTGTTCGACAAATACGGACCGAAATGGCTTGTCATCCCGGGATTTGTGATTGTGACTGTTGTCCTTTGGTTCTTCTCAAACATCACAACCACTTCAACGGCTGTGATGATTATCATCTTGCACACCTGCTTGATGATCGGAATCTCTATGATCATGATGCCTGCGCAGACAAATGGTTTAAACCAGCTTCCGCCTGAGTTTTATCCAGACGGCACCGCCATCATGAATACGCTCCAGCAAATGGCGGGCGCTATCGGAACAGCGGTTGCGGTCAGCATTATGGCTGCGGGCCAGCATGATTATTTGAGCACAGCCAAAAACCCCGCCGATCCGGCAGTCATCCCGCAGGCTTTGACAGCGGGCATACAGCACGCGTTTGTGTTTGCGATGATTGTGGCGATTATCGGTTTAATTGGCGCTTTCTTTTTGAAGCGGGTGAAGGTTGATCATTAATATGGAAAGCCCCTGATCTCAAGGTCAGGGGCTTTTGTTTGTTTACATGTGCCGCAATCAGCGTGCGGAGAAAACCGCCGCGATTTCATCAATCGCATGGCGCAATTCATCCTTCGTGTTGTAAAAGTGGGGAGCGAGACGAATGAGAGTGTCCCGCGGCGCGCAAATCACTTTTTTCTTCTTTAGCAGCGCCGCCGTTTCAGATGCCCGCTCATCCCAGATCGCGACTATACCCGGATGATCCCCCGCTGGTGCCGCCGCCAGCTGCAGGCCTTTATCAGCAGCATATTGACATGCATCAGCACAGATCGTTTTCACATGCTCCCGGATGCGGGAAACTCCGATATGGTTCAGCAGTGATAAAGCCGATGCCGCGGCGTATACACTGATAAAAGCAGGAGTGCCTGTTTGAAAACGACGCGCGCCTGTGGCATAAGCCGCATCAAATCCGTTCCTGCCAAACCAAGCTGATGACTTCGGCTTCAGTGCGTCCGCAAGCTCCTTTCTCACATAAAGAAATGCCATTCCCGGTATGCCGAGCAAATACTTCCGGGTGCCTGCTGCCAGCATATCTACGCCCCACTCCTTCACATCAATGGGAATGTGCCCCGCTGATTGATAAG
The Bacillus vallismortis genome window above contains:
- the lmr(B) gene encoding lincomycin efflux MFS transporter Lmr(B) is translated as MILETAAKASPQYKVMPIMISLLLAGFIGMFSETALNIALTDLMKELNITAATVQWLTTGYLLVLGILVPVSGLLLQWFTTRQLFTVSLIFSIAGTLIAALAPSFPFLLAARIVQAIGTGLLLPLMFNTILVIFPPHKRGAAMGTIGLVIMFAPAIGPTFSGLVLEHLNWHWIFWISLPFLVLALVFGIAYMQNVSEITKPKIDILSIILSTIGFGGIVFGFSNAGEGSGGWSSPTVIVSLIVGVVGLILFSIRQLTMKQPMINLRAFKYPMFILGVLMVFICMMVILSSMLLLPMYLQGGLVLTAFASGLILLPGGVLNGFMSPVTGRLFDKYGPKWLVIPGFVIVTVVLWFFSNITTTSTAVMIIILHTCLMIGISMIMMPAQTNGLNQLPPEFYPDGTAIMNTLQQMAGAIGTAVAVSIMAAGQHDYLSTAKNPADPAVIPQALTAGIQHAFVFAMIVAIIGLIGAFFLKRVKVDH
- a CDS encoding aminotransferase class V-fold PLP-dependent enzyme, with translation MEHLPQQYRQLFPTVQTHTMLASCSQSALAEPVSRAIKDYHDSLLLMGTNWNEAIEKTESARNEFAKLIGAGPDEIAVVPSVSDALVSVASSLSGFRKKHVVYTEMDFPAVSHVWQAQSDYTVSVIPTIDGRLHPKQYEKDITDETVLTCVPHVHYRDGFVQDVKAIAEMSKKKGSLLFVDAYQSAGHIPIDVKEWGVDMLAAGTRKYLLGIPGMAFLYVRKELADALKPKSSAWFGRNGFDAAYATGARRFQTGTPAFISVYAAASALSLLNHIGVSRIREHVKTICADACQYAADKGLQLAAAPAGDHPGIVAIWDERASETAALLKKKKVICAPRDTLIRLAPHFYNTKDELRHAIDEIAAVFSAR
- the lmrA gene encoding transcriptional regulator LmrA, producing the protein MSYGDSREKILSAATRLFQLQGYYGTGLSQIIKESGAPKGSLYYHFPGGKEQLAIEAVNEMKDYIRQKIADCMEACTDPAEGIQSFLKELSCQFSCTEDIEGLPVGLLAAETSLKSESLREACHEAYKEWASVYEEKLRKAGCSESHAKEASTVINAMIEGGILLSLTAKNSTPLLHISNRIPALLKR